In one window of Microcaecilia unicolor chromosome 9, aMicUni1.1, whole genome shotgun sequence DNA:
- the NKX2-8 gene encoding homeobox protein Nkx-2.8, with amino-acid sequence MSTSGRLSFTVRSLLDLPEPDANSRKVDSSESAIYSNSRYWLDTERNRYFSSDESGPETTLPDSTQRSDPSHQCSEAEKKKKRRVLFSKSQTLELERRFRQQRYLSAPERDQLAHLLRLTPTQVKIWFQNHRYKMKRAKSDSTPPLLRKVMVPVLVRDGKACQTCASTSSLQGREKLQGYPHSSLSIFPSYQHLAHPALLSWNW; translated from the exons ATGTCCACATCTGGCAGGCTGAGTTTCACAGTAAGAAGCCTTTTGGATTTACCCGAGCCAGATGCAAACAGCCGAAAAGTGGATTCGTCAGAGTCTGCAATTTATAGCAACTCCCGGTACTGGCTGGACACCGAGAGGAATCGCTATTTCT CTTCAGATGAGAGTGGTCCAGAAACAACTTTACCAGATTCAACTCAAAGATCTGACCCTTCCCATCAGTGCTCGGAAGccgagaagaagaaaaaaaggagggtGTTGTTTTCCAAATCTCAGACGCTGGAACTGGAGAGAAGGTTCAGGCAGCAGCGCTACCTGTCGGCCCCAGAACGAGATCAGCTGGCACACCTGCTTCGACTGACCCCAACCCAGGTCAAGATTTGGTTCCAGAACCACCGCTACAAAATGAAACGAGCTAAATCCGACTCCACGCCGCCTTTGCTCCGAAAAGTCATGGTTCCTGTGTTGGTCCGAGATGGAAAGGCGTGCCAGACCTGTGCCTCGACCAGTTCACTCCAAGGCCGGGAAAAGCTCCAAGGCTACCCTCATAGTTCCCTCAGCATCTTTCCTTCTTACCAGCACTTAGCACACCCTGCTCTCCTTTCCTGGAACTGGTGA